The genomic window CGTATCATCATATATCAGAGAATCTGATCCACAGATTCTCAAGAAAAAAAAGCAAATCTGATCCACAAAAATGTATTATTTTTATTCTTAGACACGACGTAGCATGGTGCTACACTTGAAACAAGACAAAAACCCAGCAAATCATTTTGAAACGAGATAAATTTGGACAACAACCAGCAAAGTAAAATGAATCTCAAAGCAACCACGACGTAGCATGGTGATACACGTTGAAACAAGACAAAAACCGAGCAAGCATTTTGGAACGAGATAAATTTGGACAAcaacaagcaaaataaaatgaaTCTCAAAGCAACCATGGGCTAATTGCAATGCAATGGccatccatcatcattcattcaTGCACTGCATATGAAAACTGGATTCCTGGAGAGTAGAAAGAAAAATaaagcgcccaccgtggggctcaaacccacgaccacaaggttaagagccttgcgctctaccaactgagctagacGGGCCTTGTTGCATTTTTAATTTATTTATTAAGTGTTCTATGCTGAATGCACAAAAGATATTTATCTCCACATGTTTTGGTCCTCATTTTAACCAACCAAATACgtatgtgctactccctccgttccaaaatagattactcaactttgtactagggGGTACATGCCATCAAAAGCATGATAGGAACAGTCGCAGTACGAACACCAATTTCGCAATCAGAAACAACGACGGGACAGATCAAGTTCAACAAAATCCATAAGTACAAATGATGGACAGGAATGAATTAACCAGAGAGGTGCACGGCTACAACTTACACTACATGCAAGGCTGCTCCCTTTCCTCAACAATCAGCATTTTTCATGGTGAAATAGGAGGGTCATCTCAGCAGCTACACAAGCATCAGCAAGCAGGCTTGCGGGAGCAAGCACTAGGAACCAGCCAACGATCTACAGTTAGTTAGCCCATGTTCAACTGATCAATTGTCACTAGAGAACGTTTTGCAGCTGCGGCGGCCACCGCGTTCAGTTGGAAAGAAACCCTCTGGCTCTGAGGCTGATGTTGCTCACTGCCCCTCTGATCCTGCGGATAGTTTGGATTAGGATTGGTAGGGCTTGCACCAGCTCCCTCATTGTCATCTTCTGCTTCCTCGGTCTGAGTTGGCGGCTTCAATGCAGGTAGGAGTTGGTAGTTTTCACTCAACAATGTGTCCTGTTCGGGTGGCAAGGGGATTGAGCCAGGTGGAGCTATAGACTTGGGCAGCGGGATCTTGTTCCGGCTGCGTGCCAACTCGAGTAGAACCTGTGTGACATCAGAAAAATGACTTGTCATCAACCTATGCATAGAGTATTTCGTGTCAACTTGAATTTCCAGGGATCTGATTAAACATAAAACAAGCATTTGACTTCAAAGCATAACCACATGAGTTGCTCACAGCCTTTATCAACGCAACATCTTCTTTAGTTGAAGGCACTGGAAGCTAACATGCAAGGGGGTATACTTGTGCATGACCCTCAATCTCCAATATATTTGTACTACTAATATGATTCATCAATATTTTACCTATATCTTCAGATGCCAGCCTCATACACAAATAAAAATCATACCCTGTTTGTTTCGTGTTTCCATAAAAGTCTAGCTATGTATTTCAAAACATTGTTTACTACTATACATAGCCTGTTCCCAAAGAATTGGAGGGGTGGGAGTGGGGGCACCAGTGTATCAGTGAATTGGCAGCTAAGCGTCATTACGGAATGCTATGTGGGGAATGACTTATCATCCACCTAGGCATATAATTATAGACTACTTTGTGTCAGCTTTAAATTTCAAGGATTCTGATAAAACATAAAACAAGCACTTAACTTCAAAGCATAACCACAAAGTTGTTCATAGCCTTTATCTACGCAAGATATTCTTTAGTTGCACTTAGCAGCTAACATGCAAGTGAGTACACTTGTGCATGACCCTAATATCTTTGTAGTACTCcttccgatccaaattaattgtcgCAGCTTTAGTACAATTTTATACTAAAGTTGTTCTAAAgctgcgacaattaatatggatcggagggagtatctaATATGATTCATAACATTAGGTATATCTTCACGTGCCAGCCTCATACACATTAAGAATCATACGATGTTTGTACACATAATATATCTAAAGAGTAAAGCCAACTAATAAAGACAAAGAGCATTCTTGTTTCCAAGTCCAACAGTAAAGGCGGCTGCTTACAGTACCAGCAGGATATCTGCGCTAACAGAAGAGGTTATTTACTTCTTCCTTGGTTTTCAAAGGTTACATTGTGTATATGGACCCTTAAGCAGATAAGCATTCAACTTTCCAAACAAGACATGGACTCAGCTGAATCTGAGTTTGGTCGGTTCCAACTTCCTAAAGGATACAGGACTCATCATGGCCCTAGCGGTAGGGTTGAGACTTGAGAGTTCTACTCGAGACGTTCTGGGTTTGAATCCCACATTCCCTCATATGTTTTCCTTAAATTTCAGTAGAACACTGACTGATATGTTGGTCCCCTGGATGGCTACGAGTGTAGACAAAATGAATTTGAGTTGATGGACTCAAAACCGCAATTCCTTCACTGCAGATGCTGGCTTCTAACCACCATGTCTGAAACTTTGATTGATGTATTTTTATTGTGGAATGCATTTATTTAATCGAGAAATTGACCCTTACTTGAATTTATACTTTACCCAAATATACCTCTCAACCAAGAAAGCAATTAAGAATTAACTCAACGAATTCTTAACAGCACACGTCATTTCCTGTATCAAGATTGTTTCAACACGTCGGCACACCCTCTGTTGTGCTTATCCTTTCCCCAATTGGAGTCGACAACATTACCCCCACTGAATCTGATGGATTCACAGGAAAGCCAGTCCTCGATCTAGAATTTAAAGTGGCCCCTTATCCTCGTCATTCACGAATTGAATGAACCTACGAGACCTAGTAATTTGTCCGAATCTAACGAAGATATGTACACTCGTTCTTGCTGAGATTGGTGGTACTCGTACCTcgcgcggcggcggctgggagaAGGAGAAGTTGACCTTGGCCTGGATGGCGAGGCGGACGTCGTCGGCGTCGAGCTGCGGCTTGGCCGCGTGGTCGGCGTAGACCTGGGCGTCGCCGAGCACGTCCCCGACGTAGCGGTAGGCCAGGTCCAGGAACTGGTGCACGACGCGCGGCTCGTACTCGCCCTCGCCGAGGCCCATCGAGCGGAGGAGCTCCCCACCACGCGCGCGTCGCGAGGCTCGTCCGGGACGGAggctcctcccgccgccgcggACGGGAGCGATGGCCTCACGCCTCCGCCGCCGTCCATGGTCTGACTGCTGTTTCTTGGGGCCTCGGCTGGTGGTGGGATTTCAGGGAGCGAGTCGGGTTTACATATCTCACGCCTTTTTCCTTAAAAAGTAGGTGCTAGAACACAAGCGACGCTTTGGCCGAGTGGTTAAGGCGTGTGCCTGCTAAGTACATGGGGTTTCCCCGCGAGAGTTCGAATCTCTCAGGCGTCGCAgttttttttaagtttttttttcattttttcattttattCCATGCATTATTTCTCTCTTCACCTTTTTTTATTTCAGTCCGTGGCTTATTTCTCCCTACTCCAAAATTTACTTCATGGGCGCAAATTTTCAAATTTTTCTCATTTTCGTCCGTGGCTAATCTCCCTttacttttttttttcattttagtcCGTGGCTTATTTCTCTCTTTCTTCTCATTTTCGTCCGTGGCTTATCTCTCtttagttttttttttcattttagtcTGTGGCTTATTTCTCTCTTCAGCCTTTTTTTCATTCTAAAACGTGGCTTATTTATCTTTACTCCAAAATTGACTTCATGGTCTCTTTTTAGATCATCAGAGATTGATGCTTGATGATCTCTTGTGTTTAGTTAACTATATGTAGGTGTCGGTACTTCCATGTATTTCTAATGAGAATTTTAGTTATATTTTTACTAGCAGGTTCAAAGTGCATTGCTGACCGCTCCAACTAACACGTCTTATCCTCGTTGACTCGGGAGTTGTTTGGATGGAATCCATCGGACGCCTCGCCAACTTTTTGGCTTAGGTGCACCCTGCCCTCTTCAGCTCTCCTAGTTCTATTTGATGCCAACTTTTTAGCCAACAGTGGGTGCCGATATCGGCCGCCAATTAATTGGCATACCAATATTGGCAGGGCCAGCACATGCCAAATCAAAACAGCCCCTCGGCCTCACGGGAGGTCGGGCTTGTTGCCGATCACTGTACCGACTGCACACAATCCCCCTCGATTAATCGATTTAACCTTTATTTATCTCGATTGTGTCGTACTGTAGTCTCTGCCGCTACCGCTTGAGAAATTTATTAGGTCCCCTTGCCTCCGGCTGCCATCTTGGCGCTGAGAGGTGGGGTGGATCTACAAGGGCTCTGTGTTCTTCGTGAACGTCTAGTGATCATCATAATTTTCTGAGAATAAAATTTTCTCTCGTTCTTTTGGCAGTGCCATGAGGTTAGAGAGTTTCTATCCTCGTGGATCTGATTATTCGGATCTGATGAGTTTATGCTGTTGTATTAAGCTTTTTTATTGATCTGATTCATTGTGGAGGTGAAATCTTTCATCGATACCATGATGAAAATATAGTGATTCAATGGCCTGCACTTCTAGGGGGTCATCCTCGGCCCAAGACGTTCATCGATCAAGGCTTCCCATCCCCATCTTTTTAGATGGGCGACTCAGGCGCCTTCAAAAACCATTAGTAGTAGGTCCTGTCCGGCGGCGTGGACGAGTCCCGGGTTCGTGCATGTGCAAGGGTGACAACATCATTGTCCAGTGCAATTGCAGCCTCTTTATCGAAGCCTTTCAAGTATTTCTTCGAGCAGAGATTGATGCCGCGAAGAAGGTGTCAAAGAGATTTCATTATAACtcttagtcataggagttacttCCTATTTTCTTGCATCTTAGGTTCAAATAAGTGTATGTGTAATTGTTACGAGTATGAATAAAAAGATTAATCGATTTATATGACTCAAAGAAACTAGGACGAAGATAGTTGTAACATGCAGGACCTCGAGCATGCTGGGTGTTGTCCCGCGCGTTCACAACGGCCGGATGTATGAGCGTATAACTGCACCTAAACAGATGATAGTACCGTATTTGACTCGAAAACCAATCCTGTGTCGGAGTCCGACTACAGCTCCCTTTCTTGTTCGAGCCCAGCTCGGCACCCTCCTTTTATATACTCCTCCGCACCGCCAACAACACAATTACAACAAGAGATCTCTAATCTAACAACAAGAAGCGACCGAGATCTAGATATGCACCGCGGACGCATCGCCGTGAACCCGGCCGCCGGCACGTTCGCCATGTTTCCGCCGCCGTTTCCCGTGCAGGTGCAGGCCCCGCCGTTTGCTTACCACGCGGTTCCCCTGCCGCCGGTACAGCCGCAGCTGGCGGTCCAGGTGCGCCCTGTGTGGGCGGGGAGCTTCAACGAAGAGTGGGCCTACCTCCAGAGCTTCGCCGCGTGCGCCCGCTACATCGCCGTGGACGTGCACTACCCGGGACTCGTCCACGCCGCCGGACAGGACCTCAGCAGCCTGACGGTGGAGCACCGCTACGCGCTCATGAAGGCCAACGTGGACGGCCTGAAGCCGCTCCAGGTCGGCATCGCCGTCTGCGACCACCTAGGCCAGCAGGTCGCCTGGGAGTTCAACCTCCGCGACTTCTGCCGCGTCGCTGACCCGCACGACGACAAGGCCCTCGACTACCTCGCCGAGCGCGGCCTCGACCTCGACACGCTCCGTAACCACGGCGTCGACGCTTACATGCTCGGCGCGCTGCTCATGGGCTCCGGCCTCATCGGCGCCGGACACGGGCGGCCGCTGTCATGGATCATCCACGCCGGCGCCTACCACGTGGCGTACCTCCTGAAGATCGTCACGGGCGGCGCCCCGCTGCCGCACGACGTGGCCGGGTTCCTCGGCGCCGTGCAGTACTACCTCGGCCAGCAGGTATACGACGTCGCCACCATGGCGGCCGACTGCACGGGCATGCCGGTGGGGCTGGACTGCATCGCCGCTAACCTGCGCATCCATCCGCCATGGGGGAGCCCGCGCCTCGCAGGCGCCGCCGGCGTGCGCGCGCTTCTGGCCTTCCGGATTTTGAAGGACGGGCAGTTCGGCGGCAACGTGGAGAGGTTCCGAGGCCTGCTtcagggcctgcaacatcttccaCGGTCGATCAGAATCACACACGAGCAACGTCTTTGGTCAAGAATTCCAATGTGCAACGGACTCATGCCGCCCGCCGGTTAAATATATTGCACACTTGCGTCGATCATTGGTAGTTCACAAGATTGTTATTACTACTAGTAACTACAGTTTTATATACTTATTATAGGTCAAGCGTTTGTTTTTCTCATCGCAAAAAAAAAGaacatttgattttccttttcgtAGTATTCAAACTTCCAGTCAAGGGTTCTTTTAGTGATGCGTGATGTAATAATTTCCAATACTTACTAGAGTATTATATGTGTATAAACAACCTTCAATCGTGTGACTTCTACGCAAATACAAGCACTGTATTCTATTGTGTGTGTAttttcttagggcatctccaacgccggaTATTGTATTTGTCTGTGGTCATGTTCGTAGATAGTGATATGAAGAGCTGGCCATCCAACGCTTACCGTAAACCTTCATCCGTAAGATAAATAGATTCAGACATAATTGATGCGAAGACGACATAATTCATGCAAACGAACATAAATTCGATATATTTTATATAAACCGAATGATATTTCGTCCGTTCAACTAAAACCTAAACTAATTTGTAGCGGACGGCGACGGATGTGTCCCAATCTTGACGAGTTCCCCATCATGTAAAAGGATAAATATTCTAATACATACATTTCAAAATGATAAATCACTTAAATAATGTAAAAccgtgaatttgaaaaatgttaatgcaATGTAAAAATATTGTTAGCGTAGTTATGAAATATGTTGATATCACTCAAAAATGTATGTGATATTTAAAAAGTATTCATTTCAAAAAGATGTACGTGAAATATTTTTGTAGTGTGAAAAATATGTTTCTGTAATTAAAAAAATAattcataccattcaaaaaaaaGGTGCGCTGCATTTTAAAAATGCCCATGCATTTCAAAAGATGTCtgtgacatttaaaaaatattaCTATATGATGTAAAAAAAATGACCGCGTAgtttgaaaaatgttccctatcATTCAATAAAGAAGTATCACCGTGTATTGAAAAAATGGTCAacacatattcaaaaaatattgAAAATGATGTATTTCCAAAAATATTAATCATataatttaaaaatgttcaatgtgtattaaaAAAATATTTCTGATATACACAAAAAATGTACAACTTGTGTTGCATAAAATAGACATGTATTATGAAACATAaaatggaagaaaagaagaagaaaaaaaccaaagaaaaccaagGAAAAATTGATAGAAAACCGATAGAAACGTTGTTTTTCCTTTTAGAtcatttgtttttttttgaaacgaggcaaaagacttgccatttcattgattaagaagaataGAATTGCCCCGTTAATTGGCGGAAAACCAGGCTAAAACCGATACAGCTCAACCCATATGACATgggcaccaccggccaacctggccaccgacaaGAAACACGGGGCTACAAACAGCCGCCGAAGCCACGACGGCACATGCCAACAGATGGCCACACGCGCAAGCAACCGTCAGCTCCGACTTTGACGACGAGCTTTGAaagggaaatatgcaggacttgcgccgagCGTGCCCTCCAAACGGAAGGGCACCTCAGACACGCCGGGAAGAACCGACTACCGAAGTCCATGCTGCGACCCGAGCTCCTCTCAACGCCATCATTGTTGCCAAAACAGAAACCAACGCCCCGCCTCAGCAAGCCACGCAgcgaagatgccgccatccacCGGTCTCCAGTCGTAgccggctccgagacgatgcccccaagaAGGAGAAAGACGCGAAGACGCCCCCATCGCCCGATCCAGCTgatctgaggtttccctccggAGCCAATGCCGTGAAGAGGAGGAGCACAGCTCCAAGACGACGCTTTCAAGAAAGGTAACGACACCCGCGGGAGCCGCCGTCGCCGGCTCCGATGAAGATCGGAACAAGGATTTCTCCCAGAGTTGTGCCACCATCAATCGCCACCGACCGCCGCCCACGCGCCACCATCCAAGCCGAGGTCGACCTCACTCTGACCGCGGGATCCCACGATCCACCGCGCCCAGATACGCACCACCCCCTGGCCGTAGCCGCCAACCACCACTGCAGCACCGTCGCGGCCACCACCACCGCAGCAACCACCTGCATCGCAAGGAGCAGCAACCAGAACGGAGCACCGAGGCGCCAGATCCAGATCGAACCGCTCGAGCGAAGCATCTGAGCAGGAGCCGGCACTCCACACGCATCACACCTCGCGCTACAGGGACGTCAAGCCCGCCACGCCCAGCAGTCGCtgcgcccgccgcgcgccgcccgccgccgcgcccgccgccggtcCGCGCCCCACGCGCGCATCCGAAGTCGCCGCCTGCGCACGCCGTCCACGCCCAGGCCGCGCCAGGAGCTCGGACCGAAGCCGCCGCCCCAGCACCCCTCCCTCCGCCCGCAGCCTACGCGGAGCTCCGCGCGCCGGCCACCATCCGCCGCGAGCTCCCCCTCGCGAGCGCCCAAGAAACGACGGGAAgaagaggccccgccgccgccggatccgtgcgggcttcgcccggcggagcccaccggcgacggcgaggggagTGAGTGGAAGGAGGGCGCGCGGTGGACGGGGCTGAGCCGCCGCTCGTGTCGCCCCAGGGAGGGAGCGACGCGAGAGCTGAGAAAGATTTCCTACAAGTTTTGCAGTCTTTAGATCATTTGTAGTTCAGACTTCAGAAGATTGTTATTACTACTACAGTCTTATTGTatacactggtggaaaaagggcctttggtcgcggttcgcaactgtcattagtcgcggttgcgcaaccgcgaccgaacgggcgcgactaaaggccccccctttagtcgcggttgcttaagaaccgcgactaaaggcccgtccacctgggcgccaggtggccgtcggggcggaggacctttagtcgcggttcttctggccaaccgcgactaaaggccgccgcaggtttagggttttagcccccccccccttaaacctgttttctgtttaatttgtattgttttatttcttttgtgctttattttaattttgaaggagtttcatatattctacggtactacatacatgcatatgaatgtacaatttcaaataaatttgaaataagaaccaaaaagaattcaagaggaatatacaatatatattcaatatcatcggatgaccatatacaattttgaacaagtttccatacatgatttaatgcatataatgttctacgtcctcgtaatagtgttctcctttaggatggaggacttccctgctgaaccatccagctagttcctcttgaagtggtcgaaagcgagcttctggactaagcatccaccggaggttattcctctgagcattggtatcactcggaacccgctcagaggtgtatctccggatcatctcacagacatagtatccacatagattggtctccggtggctgaatatccccagcatacttagcctttaacattttgaattctagctcttttttgaattcaccgacctttgtatctacgaaccgtctccaaaccctacgaggcaaagaaaattaaatgaacaagagagttattaattagttacttgatattaggaaatgaacgaaataggccgatcgatatagagcgcaaatgaatgaaaataattacttctgcagcattcttctcatgccgccccaaagctttggatccatattcacagagtcgtggacgagacattctgaggtgttaactttaattactagcagaatccagtggaacctgcggacacgatacat from Triticum aestivum cultivar Chinese Spring chromosome 3B, IWGSC CS RefSeq v2.1, whole genome shotgun sequence includes these protein-coding regions:
- the LOC123071852 gene encoding probable CCR4-associated factor 1 homolog 11, whose protein sequence is MHRGRIAVNPAAGTFAMFPPPFPVQVQAPPFAYHAVPLPPVQPQLAVQVRPVWAGSFNEEWAYLQSFAACARYIAVDVHYPGLVHAAGQDLSSLTVEHRYALMKANVDGLKPLQVGIAVCDHLGQQVAWEFNLRDFCRVADPHDDKALDYLAERGLDLDTLRNHGVDAYMLGALLMGSGLIGAGHGRPLSWIIHAGAYHVAYLLKIVTGGAPLPHDVAGFLGAVQYYLGQQVYDVATMAADCTGMPVGLDCIAANLRIHPPWGSPRLAGAAGVRALLAFRILKDGQFGGNVERFRGLLQGLQHLPRSIRITHEQRLWSRIPMCNGLMPPAG